One part of the Quercus lobata isolate SW786 chromosome 7, ValleyOak3.0 Primary Assembly, whole genome shotgun sequence genome encodes these proteins:
- the LOC115951723 gene encoding uncharacterized protein LOC115951723 — protein sequence MQSFGDVLDDCGFVDLGYSGPEFTWHGRRHSEWIWERLDQGVANYDWLAHFPMGRITHLNCYTSDHRPLLLALDPNGEKQKWKRKPFRFEAMWVTNPECGNTVSRVWSHQCANGTPMFTVASKLKRCKKTFKEVEQGTFRQC from the coding sequence ATGCAGTCCTTCGGAGATGTTCTTGATGATTGTGGGTTTGTCGACTTGGGGTATTCTGGACCTGAGTTCACTTGGCATGGTCGTCGACATAGTGAATGGATTTGGGAGCGTCTAGACCAAGGGGTGGCAAACTATGATTGGTTAGCTCATTTTCCGATGGGTAGAATCACTCATTTGAACTGCTACACATCGGATCATAGACCATTATTATTAGCTCTTGATCCAAACGGGGAAAAACAGAAGTGGAAGCGAAAGCCATTCCGGTTCGAAGCTATGTGGGTCACTAATCCGGAATGTGGGAATACGGTCTCTAGAGTTTGGTCACATCAGTGTGCAAATGGTACTCCTATGTTCACCGTGGCTAGTAAGTTGAAGAGGtgcaaaaaaacatttaaagaaGTGGAGCAAGGCACATTTCGGCAATGTTAA